CCGTTTTACAATCATTCCCAGGTTGGAAGCAAATACATTACAGGCGGCTATACGGTCTGAATTCATATAATAAGATGGATGACAAGGATTGTCGCGTTCTGTCCATCGATATACGCTCCAATCCATTGTTCCTCCGTTGTAATAATAGTAAGCTTCGGGCGTATTCCAGATGGCTTCATCTTCTTCAGACAAGACACTTCCGCTTACTTTGGTCAGTCCGTCGGATGTGTTACTGCCGGCGAATTTTATATTCTGATTCTCGCTTCCCCCACAAGGATAAGCGGAGTATTCCTGACGGAATGAAAGTATGACACGGTATATGGCACCCGGCTCCTGATGAATCAACCCGGCAAGATCTATTGAGTAATCCCCCCAATGATGAATGTCTTTGGAAGCATCTTTGGCAAGCCACAATGTTTTTTTGTAAACCAGTCTTCCCGAGCGGCGTAGTTCATTGGCCGAGGCGAGCGAATTGGTTTGCATAAACATCAATACATTATTCTCGAAGACGCGGATCACGCTCAAATCCACAGCATATAGATTGACTGCCCTGAAAGGAATAATCAGACTTTTCGAATCGGGCAGGATAGCGGCGGAGGTAGACATTTCTACCTGTGGTTTCAGACTTACTTCACTGAACGAAATTGTATGAGAAGTCCCCAGCGCTTTACCTTGACTGTCTTTGACCCCTTCATGGATATTCAACGTCAGTTTGTTCTGTGTGTTTGCTTCAAAATAGATGAAGACTCTGTTCTCACTGATTTGGAAGACAGATGAAGAGACTTCCGGAATCTCAATCAGTCCTTTTAAATCCTGGGTAGTGGATAAAGGAGCGGAGAAAACAATCTCAATTCCGTTTTCCGGTTGTTCAATGCGTTCGGCAGACATAAAACGGAAGCAATCCTTAGCCGGTATCAGCACTTCTTCGCTTTGTTTGCGGTCGATGCCAGCCGGGTTACCATTGGCTGTAATGGTCAATGGGTAATCATCTGCTTCTCTGGGTATTTGTCTGATGCTAAACTGATACCGGGTAAGGTTGTCTGTCGCGGTGACTTCTACCGGATAACTCTTCTTGCCATCGCTGGCAGTCAGCATCTTTTCCACTTCCTTTTTTTTCACTACATCGCTGAAGCGTATTTCTCCTTTAATATTTATTTCATCCGGTTGGGTAGCTGTAATTGGTAACGACTCCAACTGCAAAGTGAAGTTACGTTCCTGCACACGGAATGAGAAGTTGAACTCTTTTAGTTTTTTGTCCACTTCGATGAAGTCTCCAAGCCGGAAAGTTCCTTCGTAGAGCGTTCCCGGTTTCAATGTTCCTTCTTCTGGCACAAACTCAATGGTGTTGTTGCTTACCCAATATGCTTTTCCTTTTAATGAAGGGGAAAAGCTGAACGGATTGTTTTTTAACTCACTGTTCAGATCCACCATAGGTTGGTCATGAGTCAACTCTATGCGTATGGTGGAATTCTGTGAAATAACTCCTCCCGTATACGCATTTACATACGGTGCATAATCGGCAGAAGGAATGATGTCTTTTTGAGTACGTGTGCATGAATATAGGCCCACAGTCATCATGATAAGTAGGAGTAGTCCGGTAGCACTAATGCTACGTGTAGTCTTTGTTAGTCCCATAGCGATGAGTTTTTTTATAGTTCAACAAACAAATATACAGTTTTTATGCTAAATCCTTTGTTATTCTGATTATTTTTGCAAGTTCTTAATCAATTTATTTATGGGGAAAAAGAAAGAATACAAAGAGGCCAATCGGCGATTTCTGAAAAACCTGTCTTTTCAGGAAGGCGTTTTTGCGTTGCCGTGTGGAATTTATTACAAAGTTTTGGAGACTGGCGAAGGTACGATTTCTCCGGGTGCGCGGAGTATCGTTACCGTGCATTATAAAGGAAGTCTGATTGATGGCCGGGTATTTGATAATTCTTATGAACGTACTTGTCCCGATGCCTTACGTCTTAGTGATGTAATAGAAGGGTGGCAGGTAGCACTTCAGAGAATGCACGTTGGAGATAAATGGGTAATCTATATACCTTATGCAATGGGATACGGTATTAAATCGTTTGATTCTATTCCTGCTTACTCAACATTGATATTTGAAGTGGAACTGCTTGGAGTTGCATAGAGGTGAGCTATATACAATTAGATGCATGGATATTTTTCTTTTAGCTTCTTCATAAAAGAATTGCTTACTTGTAAAAGTTCCATCTCGTTAAATGGAGGCAGCAATATGCAACTGTTGTCTTCAATCGAAGCCAGATAGCCTATATTGATAATGTATGACTGGCTAATTTGGATCAGATAGGGATGCAGACTCAATATTTTTTGTGAGTTTGTATTTCTTTTTAGTGCTAAGATATGATTGTTATTTAATACAGCTTCCCATAGTTTGCTTTTGGAGTTATATCGGAAATAGCCAATCTGTTCTAAATGGATTAGTTGTAAGTTTCCGGTTATTGTAGTATATAAGAAGATGTTTTTTCTTGATCTTTTTCAACGTTGATGTGATTGCAATTATCAATATTCATATTTTGTTTATCTTAGTATATGATTAATTTGTTGATGATGTTGACATCGTGATATTCCCCAATATAATTTCGGATAATTGTCTTTGGCGCGTATGATAAGAATGATGCCTATGATTAAAGCTATCAGATCGAGTGTAAGTTCAATAGACAAGTGTATTATTCCCATATTTTTGACGTGTTTCTATTCTTTGCAGTATATGCGTAGGTATTTTCTTTTGCAAAGGTAGCCAAAAATAGAGATATCCGGTAATAAAAACATGCAGCTTTGGAGAAACTTAGTAATGCTGACCTTTCTTATACTTCCTTTATTTCCTTAGATGAACCATCTTCTGCCAGTTCTTTAATCTCTTTATTCAAAAACACAGAAAGTACAGTTCTTACTACAACAACTCCACCCAAGATCGCCAGTTCATCCAAAGTAGGATCAACTACAGTTTTCAGTATGTCGGATGCGATTAGAAATTCCAGTCCCAGTAAGAGATAACTGCCGAAATCCGCCCTAAGCTGCCGGATATTATTAATAGTATAAGTTCCGTTGAACCGTTTTATCTCATTGCGCAGGAAGGCTACAAAACCAACGAGCACACCATAGGTCACAATCAGTAGACTGATGACACTGATGATAGTGGCGAGTGTATTTAAGAATGTGAGTAGCATTGTTGTATAATGTTTAGTATCTGTTATATAAACAATCGAAGTTATATAATAGTTCTCAAATGGATCTTTCGTTAGGATTGAGTTCTTAATCTAATATCATAAATAAATGGATAAAGAACATATTTCAAGAAATGCTTTTTGCAATCTATGGCTTTTTAGATAATAATAATGGGCCACGATGTCTTATAATAAATATAGAATGGAAACGCTATTCCAAAAGTTTTTGTTTAAAAAAAATAGGAGAGTGCTGTATTAAGCACTCTCCTTGTATATGAAGTAATAAATTACTTACTCAAAGCCTGAGCTACGTCTACAGCACAAGCTACTGTACAACCTACCATCGGGTTGTTACCAATTCCCAAGAATCCCATCATTTCTACGTGAGCAGGAACTGATGAAGAACCAGCGAACTGAGCGTCTGAGTGCATACGACCCATTGTGTCTGTCATACCGTATGAAGCAGGACCTGCAGCCATGTTATCCGGGTGAAGAGTACGGCCTGTACCACCACCGGAAGCTACAGAGAAATATGGTTTGCCAGCAAGAACACGTTCTTTCTTGTAAGTACCTGCAACTGGATGTTGGAAACGAGTCGGGTTAGTAGAGTTACCTGTGATAGATACGTCTACACCTTCTTTCCACATGATAGCTACACCTTCGCGAACGTCGTCAGCACCATAACATTTTACTTTTGCACGAGGACCGTCAGAGTAAGCGATTTCGCGAACAACTTTCAGTTCACCTGTAAAGTAATCAAATTGAGTCTGAACGTATGTAAAGCCGTTGATACGGGAGATGATCTGAGCAGCGTCTTTTCCAAGACCGTTCAAGATACAACGCAACGGTTCTTTACGTACTTTGTCTGCTTTGGCAGCGATTTTGATAGCACCTTCAGCAGCAGCGAAAGATTCGTGACCTGCCAGGAAAGCGAAACATTTAGTTTCTTCGCGTAGCAACATAGCAGCGAGGTTACCATGGCCGATACCAACCTTACGGTCGTCAGCTACAGAGCCCGGGATGCAGAATGCTTGCAGACCGATACCGATAGCTTCAGCAGCTTCAGCAGCATTTGTGCAGTTTTTCTTAAGAGCAATAGCAGTACCTACTACATAAGCCCATTTTGCGTTTTCAAAACAGATAGGCTGAGTTTCTTCACACGTTTTATAAGGATCAAGTCCGGCAGCTTCGCAGATAGCGTTAGCTTCTTCGATGTCTTTGATGCCGTTAGTGTTCAAGGCTTCAATGATACCTTTGATACGACGGTCTTGGCTTTCGAATTTTACTTCTCTAATCATAGTTTCTTTCCTCCTTATATTATTCGTGACGTGGATCAATAGATTTAACTGCTCCCTGTTCTGCTGTTACGCGTCCATAAGTACCTGTAACTTTCTTCAAAGCTTCGTTAGCATCAGTACCTTTCTTGATTTCGTCCATGAACTTACCCATGTGTACGAATTCGTATCCGCAGATTTCGTCGTTCTTGTCCAAGAAGATTTGTTTGATATAACCTTCTGCCATTTCAAGGTAACGAGGACCTTTAGCCAAAGTACCATAAAGAGTACCTACCTGGCTACGCAGACCTTTACCCAAGTCTTCCAAACCTGCGCCGATAATCAAACCACCTTCAGAGAAAGCTGATTGAGTACGTCCGTATACGATTTGCAAGAAAAGTTCGCGCATTGCTGTGTTGATGGCGTCGCAAACAAGGTCAGTGTTCAATGCTTCAAGGATCGTTTTTCCCGGAAGAATTTCAGCAGCCATAGCTGCAGAGTGAGTCATACCGGAACATCCGATAGTTTCAACTAAAGCTTCCTGAATGATACCTTCTTTAACGTTCAGTGTCAGTTTACAAGCACCTTGTTGAGGAGCGCACCAACCGATACCGTGTGTCAAACCAGAAATATCAACGATTTCTTTAGATTTTACCCATTTGCCTTCTTCGGGTATGGGAGCCGGTCCGTGGTTAGGACCCTTCTTTACAACACACATGTGTTCCACTTCGTGTGAATAAGTCATAATTAGCTCTTTTTTTAGTGATATAATTAAAAATACGTAGTCACGATTCTCTAAATCGCCCACAAAGGTAGTCGATTTATTTGTTTCTGCAAATCGCCTTTTATTACTTTTTTGTGAAAAGGAACAAATCTGTTTACGTTTTTTCGTCGTTTGTAAAGTCGGGATTGCATTTGTGAAAGATTGAGACCGGGAGAACTATCTATCTTGTGCTTTGTTGTTATTAGAAAATGAAAATTTATGGAACTAAATCAGATAGATATACATTATTTAATAGCGGCAATTTGTGTTATTTCATCTGCGCTTGTGTTTTATACGATAGGTGTTTGGGGAGAACGTCTTCAAAGGAAATTAAAGTTTTGGCATATCATTTTCTTTCTTCTCGGGTTGCTGGCCGATACAGTTGGCACAAGCCTGATGGAGCATATTGCCGAACTGACTCATCTGCATGACGAAATGCATACGGTGACAGGGGTAATTGCTATTCTTCTGATGTTTGTACATGCTTTATGGGCGATATGGACCTATGTGAAGGGAACACCTATAGAAAAGAGGCATTTTAATCGTTTCAGTATTGTGGTTTGGTGCATTTGGCTTATACCTTATTTAATAGGTGTTTATTTGGGGATGCGATTATAATTTACATAATTCATGTCTTGTATTGATTCTTTTGATTTGCTTAGTGTGGTTATTTAAAATAATACTGTATATTTGTGATAACAAATCGAAAGACTATGATACGACGTAGGCTCCGCCTCTTATACCTTTTAACTGGAATGACCTTGTCTGCTTATTCGCAAGGATTGTTATTTCAGGCTAATGATAAACAAATCAAAGAAAGAACTTCTCTTCAGATATTTCAGGAAGAGAAGATACCCTGTTTTACAAAAAACTTTCAGTTAAGTTTCGAACTTTCCATTCGTGATTTTGATACTTTTGGATATGTGTTTTTACTAAAGGAAAATCGGGGGAAAACCAAATATAGCTTTACATATACATATCTGGATAGTGAAAATAGTACATTTAAATTTAATACTGATGGGAAGGAAAATCATTATTCTTTGAATCTGCGGAATGATGCATTAGCTTATCAGTGGATCCCTGTCTCTTTTACATTCGATTTACAACACGACTTGCTAACAATTCGTATCGGAGATTATGAAAAGAAAATCACTTCTTTAGGATTGAAAGATACTTTTTGTCCGCATTTGTTTTTTGGACGTTATGACTATATTTTGGATATGCCCACCTTTGCTATCCGTAATTTGAAACTAGAGGGTGATAAAAAATATTCGTATATATTTCCACTGAATGAGAATGAAGGAGAAGAAGTACATACTTCTACTGGAGATGTGTTGGGTACGGTTGTAAATCCTGTGTGGCTCATTAACGGTTCATATCATTGGGATAAACTTTTTGAATATTCTTTCCAGACTCCTTCTGGGATTACTTTTGAACCGGACAGTCAAAGGTTGATTCTTTTTAGTCAGGATTCACTCCTTACTTTTAATCTGTTGAAACGTCAGCTACAAAAATATTCTTATGCCAATAAGCTTCCTGTTAAAATGCAGTTAGCTACTCATTTCATGAATACGACGGATGGCAAACTTTATGTTTATGAATTGAATAACCTGCCGTTAGGAGATGCTACTGTGGCAGCTCTTGACCTGGGTAAACGGAA
The Bacteroides luhongzhouii DNA segment above includes these coding regions:
- a CDS encoding FKBP-type peptidyl-prolyl cis-trans isomerase, which codes for MGKKKEYKEANRRFLKNLSFQEGVFALPCGIYYKVLETGEGTISPGARSIVTVHYKGSLIDGRVFDNSYERTCPDALRLSDVIEGWQVALQRMHVGDKWVIYIPYAMGYGIKSFDSIPAYSTLIFEVELLGVA
- a CDS encoding DUF1622 domain-containing protein gives rise to the protein MLLTFLNTLATIISVISLLIVTYGVLVGFVAFLRNEIKRFNGTYTINNIRQLRADFGSYLLLGLEFLIASDILKTVVDPTLDELAILGGVVVVRTVLSVFLNKEIKELAEDGSSKEIKEV
- a CDS encoding GGGtGRT protein, with amino-acid sequence MIREVKFESQDRRIKGIIEALNTNGIKDIEEANAICEAAGLDPYKTCEETQPICFENAKWAYVVGTAIALKKNCTNAAEAAEAIGIGLQAFCIPGSVADDRKVGIGHGNLAAMLLREETKCFAFLAGHESFAAAEGAIKIAAKADKVRKEPLRCILNGLGKDAAQIISRINGFTYVQTQFDYFTGELKVVREIAYSDGPRAKVKCYGADDVREGVAIMWKEGVDVSITGNSTNPTRFQHPVAGTYKKERVLAGKPYFSVASGGGTGRTLHPDNMAAGPASYGMTDTMGRMHSDAQFAGSSSVPAHVEMMGFLGIGNNPMVGCTVACAVDVAQALSK
- a CDS encoding iron-sulfur cluster assembly scaffold protein encodes the protein MTYSHEVEHMCVVKKGPNHGPAPIPEEGKWVKSKEIVDISGLTHGIGWCAPQQGACKLTLNVKEGIIQEALVETIGCSGMTHSAAMAAEILPGKTILEALNTDLVCDAINTAMRELFLQIVYGRTQSAFSEGGLIIGAGLEDLGKGLRSQVGTLYGTLAKGPRYLEMAEGYIKQIFLDKNDEICGYEFVHMGKFMDEIKKGTDANEALKKVTGTYGRVTAEQGAVKSIDPRHE
- a CDS encoding HsmA family protein; this encodes MELNQIDIHYLIAAICVISSALVFYTIGVWGERLQRKLKFWHIIFFLLGLLADTVGTSLMEHIAELTHLHDEMHTVTGVIAILLMFVHALWAIWTYVKGTPIEKRHFNRFSIVVWCIWLIPYLIGVYLGMRL